gtcattttaaatgCTATTGTTTGGTTAGGTCTATTTTTACtaccacaaaaaaaatatatatatatatatacgacaATTATCAGATTACTTGATTAATTGTCAAAATCAACCAATTACTCAATTactaaaataatcattagtgacagtcCTACTTACATTAAATCCAGCCAGAAAAAAAGAGTCTTACCTTTGCCCACCAGCTGGACAGGACAAAGTAAGTGTTGACGTTCTCTTCTCCAAACTGTTCGGCCACATAAAGTCCCAGAGAGCCATACTTGTCATAGATGTTTCTCTTTGTTGGATCGTTAAGGATGGCATGGGCATTGTTTATCTCTTTAAACTTATCAGCTGCCTCTGGGTTTTCAGGATTCTTGTCAGGGTGATATTTCAATGCCAATTtcctttaaaagataaaaaagggCACACAAACTACATCAAATGCATTCAGATTTTGGTGTttagacataataaaaaaattagttttgtttgtatcaacatatgtggaccacaaaagcagtgttaagtagcacgggtataatttgtagcaataggcaaaaatacattgtttgggtcaaaattatcaccaaaaatcattaggatattaagtaaagatcatgttccatgaagatatttagtcaatttcgtaccataaatatatcaaaacttaatttttgattagtaatatgcatagctaagaacttcatttggataactttaaaggcgattttctcagtatttggatttttttgcaccctcagattccagattttcaaatagttgtatttcggctaaatattgtcctatcctaacaaactaaaTGTCAATATGGTACTGAGAAACATGAAACATCATTAATGCAAAACACAACGATAGCAATGCTGTGATATTCCCAGGTTATCGTATCATGAAAGTCTCACACCGTGGGATCGCTTTAAAAAACACTTCATAATGAGATTCATTACTTTCGCATAGTCCTAGGGTAGGCTAAAACTGTGCATGGCAAACGGTCCCTGAATGCACTTAGTTTTATTGAGCTGCAGGGTTCCACATTGCTGTGTGCTGCATTTAGCTTATAAACATCTGATGAAACCTCCAGCCAGCAACAGCAGTAAAAGTGAAATGATACAGAGCCGAACGCAGCACAGGGCTGCTGGGGGAAATTACGGAGCTCTCAAGACTCACCTGTATGACTTCTTGATGTCATCGACAGTGGCCAGTTTGTCAACACCCAGCACATGATAGAGTGATTCTCCAGAGGTGGAGAGAGTACGCTGCCTCTGATGTTCAGCCATGGCAAATCAGGTCCTCAACAATCTGAATAAACACAAAACATGCTGCATGTTAGTAATACAAAACTCTGACCTAATGTCAAATGACCTTCATCTTAAGCAAAAACAATCATGGATCCTCATTTGCATCGTTTAATCATCATACGTGGCTAAGTTACCATTTtggataaagttgaaatattcttAAACTGAAATGAGGTTTTATTTCAGAAAACAGAACCAAATTTCAAAGATTTAAGGAGAAAACAGAAATTCCAAAGCTGTTTTTTGATTAAATCTAACCAATAAAATCTCCCCTAAAGTTGCTAAATATGTACTGATTATAAATTTGCCTCAGAGGACACAGAAAACACATTATCAGATGAACAGAAGACAGGCAGAGAGAACATGTCCGATATTCTCTAGATCATAGTTTGAGGTTTAAACACCAAACCCACTCAAGATAATTAGTAGTTTAAATGGATTTCAGATCAATACTTCAACTTAGAGACAAAACAGATCAGCTGGGTTTTTTAAAGACTGCATAAAGGGCCAAAACAACAATGAATATCATACTTACAGgagagcagttattttaaacaaatccTTCATTACTACTGTAATAATGACATAACTAGCACTCTCTAAAGATCATAAGCATTACTTATGATTCACCAGCTGACTCACACTTTCCCTGTCAGCTGATTCTTTCGTGTTGACAAAATCGATACCACAGGATATCACAGGATTCCGTTTCCAGCAGATGTCATATTCACAACCTAGCAGGGTGATGACGGATTTTTACAAGTGTCGTCTCGTGAATTAATCAAATCCATATTGTCATGTGTAGACTATGGTGTACCAAAGGACATGAAATACAAATACTAACACGGTTTCATAtcagtggaacaataaagcaagTGTTAATCTGTCTCCATGTGCTTGCTTGTCTCATCATGTCTGGAGAGGCCTGGGTTTGTGTCAAATCAATCTTGTACACCACAATAAGCTTTCCTCAGCTGACTGTAGTACCTCAGATAGTTTACTCAGCACTGCCAGACCCTAATAATTCAGACAAGCTTTCAAGGCTCCTCAGGAAGAAAGAGAGACTTCTCAAATGAAGATATTTGGGCATTTGTGTGTGTCAGATCAGTTTGAAAAATGTAATAGTAGATTTGgtgcaaaactaaattttcagcatcattactccagtcttcagtgtcacatgatccttcagaaatcattctaatatgctgttgagtattttttcagcatttcaccaaagatcagcatttatctaaaatgaaaagcttttgtaacattatgcactacatcactcaaaagcttggagtcagtacaattttttgagaaattatagaaataatttttttttgtttagcaaggatgctttacattaatcaaaagtgatgattaagacatttataatgttacacaagatttctattttaaataaatgctgttcttctgaattttttattcaacaaagaaacctgaaaacattctactcagctggttttaacataataataataataatgtttttgagcagcaaatcagaatattacaatgctttctggaggatcatgtgactggagtaatgatgctaaaattcagctttgaaatcacaggaataaat
Above is a genomic segment from Garra rufa chromosome 15, GarRuf1.0, whole genome shotgun sequence containing:
- the dnajc5aa gene encoding dnaJ (Hsp40) homolog, subfamily C, member 5aa, coding for MAEHQRQRTLSTSGESLYHVLGVDKLATVDDIKKSYRKLALKYHPDKNPENPEAADKFKEINNAHAILNDPTKRNIYDKYGSLGLYVAEQFGEENVNTYFVLSSWWAKALFIFCGLATGCYFCCCLCCCCNCCCGKCKPRPPEGQEQEFYVSPEDLEAQLQSDEREAGGGEPIVMQPSSATETTQLTSDGYHTTYHTDTGFN